cgcagtggtctaaggcactgcatcgcagtgctagctgtgccactagagattctgggtttgagtccaggctctgtcgcgaccgggagaccgatggggcggcgcacaattggtccagcgtcatccgggttaggggagggtgtggccggcagggatgtcctcgTCCCATCgtacactagcgactcctgtggcgggctgggcgctgTGCACACTGACACGATCGCCAGgagcacggtgtttcctccgacacattggtgcggctggcctctgggataagtgggcattgtgtcaagaagcagtgcggcttattGCAGCGaggagacaagactgtaactaccaattggataccatgaaattggggagaaaacggggtaaaaaaaataatatcttTAAATAATATAAAATACTTACTGTAGCCATGGATGGCTGACAGACTTATCCAAATACAATAAGTCTTCTTACTCCTttgtgatatgtacagtacatttttCTATCTGTTACATTGTCTGTTAAATctaattgaagaatctcaaatatacaatatatttttatttgtataacacttttttggttactacatgattccatatgtggtatttcataattttgatgtcttcactattattctataacgtagaaaatagtaaaaataaagaaaaacccttgaatgagtagttgtgtccaaacttttgactggtactgcatgttatccagtttcttgaaatacttCGCAAATGCAACTTCTTTCTACGTGAAAACTGAAAAGTTCTATTTCTTCCTTTTCAGTAGTGAGTGGATTCATTTTCATACTGGCTCCcaatgggaatcgaacccacaaccctagcattGAAAGCGCCACactataccaactgagccacattcTCACATCACATCATCACAAACCACTTATGTCTCAATGTACTCAATTACTGCATTGTGCATTGTTTTTCATCATGGTGATagaaagtctacaggtacaaacctagatAACCAGCCTATGTACAATACAGTAACGTACCTTTCCattaagtggtttgtaaggatggtCATTTAATATTGCACAAAAAGTGatgttatttgatcaagaaaacgatttaatttgatgtggatgttttgtgtctttgAAATCTTTGAGGaaagggttttgttctttctggattacATTAGAGTGACAACAGCAGAGAAAGGGGCATGGCAACTACTCTTACAATATCAACTATTGAATCCTGCAAGACACTGTTCTTATTTATACAACTAAGTGGAGATACAGAACAATTATTTTTGCACGCATTACAGACGtctatatcagtggaggctgctgaggggaggacggctcataataatagctGAAACGGaggaaatggaatggcatcaaacacatggaaactgtatgtttgatgtatttgataccattccactcattccgcTTCAGTCATtgccacgagcctgtcctccccaattaaggtccaCCAACCTCCTGTTGTCTATATCAGTCCGATTATACTACTAgtcacagtgcactacttttgtgaaaaaatatatatttttaataatatatattttcaataatgctagtggtgtgggggctgtgctttggcagagtgggtggggttatatccttcctgtttggccctgtccgggggtttcttcggatggggccacagtgtctcctgaccgctcctgtctcagcctccagtatttatgctgcagtagtttatgtgtcggggggctagggtctgttggttatacctggaatacttctcctgtcttatccagtgtcctgtgtgaatttaagtatgctctctctaattctctcgttctctctttctctctgagaacctgagccctaggaccatacgtcaggactaccgggcatgctgacaccttgctgtccccagtccgcccggccttgctgttattccagtttcaactgtttctgcctgcggttacgaaacccctacctgtcccagacctgctgttttcaactcttaatgatcggctatgaaaagccaactgagatttattcctgattattatttgaccatgcttgtcatttatgaacattttgaaaatcttggctctctctaattttctccttctctctttctctcggaggacctgagccctaggaccatacgtcgggactaccggccgtggtgactccttgctgcccccagtccgcctggccttgctgctattccagtttcaactcttctgcctgcggttatggaacccctacctgtcccagacctgctgttttcaactcttaatgatcggctatgaaaagccaactgagatttattcctgattattatttgaccatgcttgtcatttatgaacattttgaaaatcttggctctctctaattttctccttctctctttctttctctcggaggacctgggccctaggaccatgcatcgggactgccgcccgtggtgactccttgctgtccccagtccgcctggccttgctgctattccagtttcagctgttctgcctgcggttatggaaccgccacctgtcccagacctgttgtttttcaactcttaatgatcagctatgaaaagccaactgaaaattattcatgattattatttgaccatgcttgtcacttatgaacatttttgaacatcttggcatagttctgttataatctccacccggcacagccagaagaggactggccacccctcatagcctggttcctctctaggtttcttcctaggttttggcctttctagggagtttttcctagccaccgtgcttctacacctgcattctagctgtttggggttttaggctgggtttctgtacagcacttcgagatattatctgatgtacgaagggctatataaaataaaattgattgattgaataatacattttttaaattgtgatttttcagggggtgctgcagcaccctcagcacccataCTTTCCGCAGCTATGGAAGGGTAGCTTATCTGTACCCAGGGATGGCTGAAAGACGGGGCGAATATGTCATTATTTTTTAAACTAATTTGTGATATGTGCAGTATGGAGAGTATGCAGTAGGGAGAGCTTACCTGTAGCCAGGCATGGCTGAGCGACTTGTCCACGCTGTAGCGCTTCCTCATCTTGACTTGCAGCAAGTTATTAATGAGGTCAATTGCTGGAACAACAAAGCAGGCCGTCAGAGGATAACTCATGGTGGGAAACCTAGAGGATTTGGTGCAGGCCCCTTTCAGAGCCATGCAAGGGCTAATGAGCAAAGCCAACATCATGTTAAGATTATTTCAGGGGTCATGGTTCTCTGAGTCCCAGTTGGGATTCTTGACCTTTAGGCCACTCCTCTATAGTACCAGGGATCGCTTGGCATTATGCACATGAATAGGCTGCAACAAGAAttggttctctctctcacacactctctctcttccccccccctctgtctattcctccctctctctcaaacacgcacgcacgcacgcacgcacgcacgcacgcacgcacgcacgcacacacacacacacacacacacacacacacacacacacacacacacacacacacacacacacacacacacacacacacacacacacacacacacacacacacacactccttctgttgctttctctctctctcacacacacagacattcttTCCTTCCTTTTCCATCTCTCGGACAATGACGCACGCCATCCGCTCAATTCAATAGCAGCATAGTTGTTGGGGCCAGGATTTGTGTTGTAGGCTTTGTGAGCCATGGAGCACTAGAGGTGAGAAAAATTGTGATAAGAGAGGTTCCTATGCTAGACAGGCCCTAACACGAATCAATTATAAAAAATCTGCAGACCCCCTCAGATAAACATAAAACTGACTCACTGACTTCGTGTATTCATgcgaaaacatattttttaaatttatcattcgtctctgtgtttcataattgttCTTCAACTTgtaagaggctgaatgtatctcaccggagaaaacATCTGAGTGTGCGAAACAGCGTCCCTCTGTTTCTGTATGTGTATGACATCTATCTGATTCTGTCTGGTcataaagagtatgacattgttgccgcccgtaccattgaatgcaagggaagccagcgagcttgacaaaaaagtataaaataatagccaatcagctttGAGATAAACTGAGCGAGCACAACAGTGAATTGTCCTGGcacaccaaaaaagtgtcaagtgaagccagtttggattttgcTTCACTCCTATCACATCGCATAAACAGAAATACGTAATTGACAAAACAACTTAAATTGTTGCATCTAGTTGTGTTGGTGTCCTTCGgtggctagctaaaattgtccctttcctaaattagccatggatggagatatggATTTGggcttgtggttttacttaattctccgtactggccaatgattataatgccGATTCtaatccaaccataaattcatacattgtgccacTGGACTGAGAGGaaggaagttcaatatgtagctagatgttgaaggctaatgttaactagagcaaacaacgcaattatcacaacacataggttgtaatatggcttttctttctggcttccccagtgattttaccaaCACACCGCTACTAAATCAGATTATCATAAAAGGCATTCTGACCGTGTAGCAAACATTCACTATATGATTACAAAATCCAACAGATACTCAGGAAGGGGCTATTCTAGTCTGATTTTCAGAGTAATGGTGTATCATTCCAACACAACTATATCAAATGTTATTGTACAGTAATGCAGTTGTCCCAGTTATTCCAGTTATCCCAGTTATCGACAGACACCCACCTTCCTGGGACACCTTCTTCCAGGGGTTGGGTGGGTACATGAAGGCAGCGTTCTGGATCTGGTCGTGAATGTCCTCGTCCTCGTTGAAGGGGAAGGTGCCGCTGAGGCTGACGTAGATGATGACCCCCACAGACCACATGTCCAGGGAGCGGTTGTAGCCTTTATTCCTCAGGACCTCAGGGGCCAGGTAGGCCGGAGTGCCCACCACTGACCGACGGAAAGACTTCTCTCCAATGATGCGGGCAAAGCCAAAGTCGCACAGCTTCACCTGAGACACAGATAGGGTGTGTCTCAAATTACACTAGATTCCCCACTATGTTGGGAATATCAGTAACGTTTGAGACACGGTCATGTGTGGTAGTGAATATTACACTGCCACAGTTCCAAGTCTCGTATTCACTTGAACATGAGAAAGTGCGGTGGTAATCAAGGGTTTCATACTAGAGTAACTGGACTAAGACTTTTTAGAGAAGGCTAATAcataacatcctgtatgttcgcCATCCAAACAGTTGGTTCCACAGACATAATAATAATCAGCTGGCAAGGATTACCCAAAAGGCCAGTTAACGTTATCACACTGTCTGTTCGACATGGACATGATATGGTCTACAGACGATTTACTGTAGCTACAGAATTCTACCAAAATAGACTTTGGCAAGACTGCAGAGGATGTCAGTTCTCAGCACTATAATGACGCCAGTGATGTTGCCAGAGGATGTCAGTTCTCAGCACTATAATGACGCCAGTGATGTTGCCAGAGGATGTCAGTTCTCAGCACTATAATGACGCCAGTGATGTTGCCAGAGGATGTCAGTTCTCAGCACTATAATGACGCCAGTGATGTTGCCAGAGGATGTCAGTTCTCAGCACTATAATGACGCCAGTGATGTTGCCAGAGGATGTCAGTTCTCAGCACTATAATGACGCCAGTGATGTTGCCAGAGGATGTCAGTTCTCAGCACTATAATGACGCCAGTGATGTTGCCAGAGGATGTCAGTTCTCAGCACTATAATGACGCCAGTGATGTTGCCAGAGGATGTCAGTTCTCAGCACTATAATGACGCCAGTGATGTTGCCAGAGGATGTCAGTTCTCAGCACTATAATGACGCCAGTGATGTTGCCAGAGGATGTCAGTTCTCAGCACTATAATGACGCCAGTGATGTTGCCAGAGGATGTCAGTTCTCAGCACTATAATGACGCCAGTGATGTTGCCAGAGGATGTCAGTTCTCAGCACTATAATGACGCCAGTGATGTTGCCAGAGGATGTCAGTTCTCAGCACTATAATGACGCCAGTGATGTTGCCAGAGGATGTCAGTTCTCAGCACTATAATGACGCCAGTGATGTTGCCAGAGGATGTCAGTTCTCAGCACTATAATGACGCCAGTGATGTTGCCAGAGGATGTCAGTTCTCAGCACTATAATGACGCCAGTGATGTTGCCAGAGGATGTCAGTTCTCAGCACTATAATGACGCCAGTGATGTTGCCAGAGGATGTCAGTTCTCAGCACTATAATGACGCCAGTGATGTTGCCAGAGGATGTCAGTTCTCAGCACTATAATGACGCCAGTGATGTTGCCAGAGGATGTCAGTTCTCAGCACTATAATGACGCCAGTGATGTTGCCAGAGGATGTCAGTTCTCAGCACTATAATGACGCCAGTGATGTTGCCAGAGGATGTCAGTTCTCAGCACTATAATGACGCCAGTGATGTTGCCAGAGGATGTCAGTTCTCAGCACTATAATGACGCCAGTGATGTTGCCAGAGGATGTCAGTTCTCAGCACTATAATGACGCCAGTGATGTTGCCAGAGGATGTCAGTTCTCAGCACTATAATGACGCCAGTGATGTTGCCAGAGGATGTCAGTTCTCAGCACTATAATGACGCCAGTGATGTTGCCAGAGCATATTTGGGgaaatgaaatacagatatatAAGAACGGACTCTCCTTCTTCCCTTTCAGAAAACATTTGTTGTAAATAACACAAATGCAATTTGTTTAACACCCATCCGATGCCTGGCCATGCCTAAAACAGTGACTCATAGTACAGTACAGAGCAGTACAGGTCTATGGCTATGGAGAGAAGGGCAGCATAATTGGGAGTGTATCATTAAAATCAAGAGACATAGAACATTGTAGAGACACTGAGTGCAGTTTCCATAATCATCCACATTATCTTAGAGTAGACTGATAGATGAATGTCTGTTTATGTCTGTGAAATTGATGTTTCTGTTTTGGCTTGTTTGGAGGCTGAGCTAGAGGTTTGCTTACTTGTGGAAAAGCATCTGCGGACGCCAGTAAGACGTTCTCTGGTTTGAGGTCACAGTGGACGATATTCTTGAAGTGGAGATGACGAAGAGCCTGAAGAATCTGAAAAATATGTGAAATGAATGACTTGTACATGGTGAATGATTACTTTAATTAGGGATGATTAAAACATTTAATATAATCTGGTCATTTGCATTTATATACTGTCAAACATTACTGCAATGAGTTAATCAGGTTCACACTGactgtttcttggtagtcttaaacaaatctactttgaaacaaaagcatACAACTcaaacacatggttatgggctttaaaaaaagaagacacctgtaccatgtcagatatagaggtgaaatgtattacattgagaGTTTGCATcctaatattacactttatatacatcgcAGAagtctgaaatataacaaaaatgTTTGTTGGACATAGAAACACAGGATTTTCTGCGTTTAAAAACGAATCATGtttaaaaatatgaataacattccagccatgaggccactaggtcatttgactacAGCAAAGAGCtacttgaaataaataaatacattgcaTATCATAGTGAAAAATGCAACAACACATGATTAAACAAATGTTATGATATTACTTTCAGAAAAATACATGAGCATACCTGTAAACCTTTTACTTCACTGACTGTGTttctatacagtatacagtatgtgaGTGTCACAGTAAAAGCAGGTGTGTGGCACTGCTACAGCACATCCGTCCATTGTCTGCGAGTGACAACGCTTGTCAGCCAGGGTTACCTGTGAGACGAAGAACTTGGTGATGCGTTCAGGCAGCCTCCCCTTCTCACTGGACAGGATCATCTCCAGCATGTCTCCGTGGAGCTTCTCCATGACAACGAAGACGCGCTCCGGCGTCTCAAACATGCACTCCAGGTTCACTACCCCAGGGTGGTGCAGGTTCTATGAAGTAAAAACAGAAACACAGGAGCCTTTTAAAGGAAGCAGGCAGAGAGCTCGACAGGCTCTCCAAACACCCACTGTGTAGTCATGATAATAACTTCATTATTTACCTACCGAGACAATATCTCTATTTTTGTCTTTAGATCTGTTGTTTTCCTCTCATGTGTTCATCATAACGTGTGTCTCGCAACATCTGAGAAAAAGGTTCTAATAGTGTGTGTTTCATATGAGCACACAGGACCACACGTGCTGGTGTGTTTACCTGAAGGATGGCGACCTCATTGCGTAGCTGGCTCTCCTGCTTGGTGGGGAAGCGTAACTTGTCGATGATCTTAATTGCTACGTCCCGGCCAGTTTTTCGGTGCTTTCCTGTGGTTTAACTTCTCAGAATTAATGATTATCTCAAATACTTTTTCAAAAGATTAAAATTGATCTGATGAACCCCTTTTAACAATATACTGCATTATTTCACAATATAATAAACACCTCCTTGGTCATGCAAATATTTTTCTGCCATGAGAACAGGAGAGAATTGTTATAAAAGGCTGTGTCCCTCGTGCAATCaagttaacactttttttgcCAGGTTATCAGTGTGACAAGGAGGTACAAATGCATCACCTCCATAAACAATCCCAAATTGGCCCGATCCAAGGACTTCATCCGGGAATATCTGATACACTGAGCTGATATCCTGTAGGTGTGAAAATCCAGTCAATGGGTTTAAATGTGTATACTGTCACAAATATTTAGTTTTTGGTTTGTCTACAACCATTTTTATCTCTTCTCACATGACAACTTAATACCCACTAATCTCATACACGACTGGAAGAGTTGCCCAGAAATATAATTATAACCAGTGGTACTGTGACTAATTATCGAGAGTagctatggcaactgctcggctgaGTGGGTAATCAAAATAATCTCCATTTGAGCTACTTAGAAGATGATGTCACCTCAGAAATCTAACCACGCATTCAGCTTTTTTCTTTATGTTGAAGGTTGGACAGTCCCAGCCACTGTCATGTCTAGTTTAGTGGATCCATGTCTGTGGAATGTTAAGTTGTCTACTGTCTTCTGTCTATTATTTTTTTCAACCTACAAAATCTAAAAAATTACCTAACCATGCAAGAGGAGCAATATATTATTACCGcaatattatatataatatagatATATTATGACCAATATTATAGTCATTAAATCTGAAAATAAAAATATACCCAAAGTGGTTCAAATAACGTGAGACCAAATCCTACTTACCACGTTCTCTTGAATCTGGCAGTTGGACACTGAAATACTGATGGAAACATCCTCTGTTGGTGTAAGGGAAATGTTAAGAGTATTCCATAAGAGTTAAGAGCACTCCATAAGAGTTAAGAGTATTCCATAAGAGTTAAGAGTATTCCATAAGAGTTAAGAGTATTCCATAAGAGTTAAGTCTCCATAAGAGTTAAGATACTCTTAACTCTTATGGAATACTCTTAACTGCTTACTTCcatactataactactataacctTGAGAGTGTTCCTTCCGAGTGCTGAGTAGGGTTacaaaattctggtaactttccccaaattcccagaaatcctggttggaggctTTAGGATCTCCTACCTATTCccctcctgattccaggaatcttccaagcaggatttctggaaaacctgggaattttgggaacGTTACCAGAATTCTGCAACCCTAGTGTtgagtaaaacaaggttgcttCAATTAAATGACATTAATTTCTATAAGAGTTAATCTATCCCACCATCTATCCAATTAACTCTGCTTATACTTACTGTGGCCACTGTGACGTGACCCGTGTGACAGTCCTTTAGAGATGGCGGGCATGAGGGCATGCTGGATGGCCATCTCCCACATCCTGGCCACATCCGGCCCGACCCCGCTAACCAGCATACTGCTGTGGGCCGACATGCTCCCCGGGCCCTCCGGCCTCGCAAGGTTCTCCCCTACATAGTAGACAAGGCTGCCCGTGGCGATCTCAAAGCAGTGGGCGTTGGAGCCCTCAGACAGCAGGTTGAAGGTCTTGGCTGGGTCCAGAGACAACACCTCTGACAACGGAATTTCCTGCCACATAGCAGAGGTAGTATTGCTCTTTGGTGTTTGGGGACTAGGCCGGGTTACTGTCAAGTGCTTTGTGACGACAGCTGTTGTACAAAGTGCTTtatgaaatacatttgattgattgttgtAGTAGCAGTCGTTTT
This Salvelinus fontinalis isolate EN_2023a chromosome 16, ASM2944872v1, whole genome shotgun sequence DNA region includes the following protein-coding sequences:
- the LOC129813094 gene encoding serine/threonine-protein kinase D1-like isoform X2 translates to MLWGLVRQGLKCEGCGLNYHKRCAFKIPNNCSGIRKRRLSNVSLTGLTTLTITRSNEPLPFTSDEALLSPVSPGMEQKTQTDFFSGRERRSSSYIGRPIELDKILLSKVKVPHTLVIRSYTRPTVCQHCKKLLKGLFRQGLQCKDCKFNCHKRCAPKVPNNCLGEVSKNEDLLSSGAESDVGMGEGCDDHDSDMNSGLMDDMEEAIVLDSGLLEAGHGEMGDLHDPEDDCNRAISPSTSNNIPLMRVVQSVKNTKRKSSNIMKEGWLVHFSSKDTLRKRHYWRLDSKCITLFQNDTGSKYYKEIPLSEVLSLDPAKTFNLLSEGSNAHCFEIATGSLVYYVGENLARPEGPGSMSAHSSMLVSGVGPDVARMWEMAIQHALMPAISKGLSHGSRHSGHKDVSISISVSNCQIQENVDISSVYQIFPDEVLGSGQFGIVYGGKHRKTGRDVAIKIIDKLRFPTKQESQLRNEVAILQNLHHPGVVNLECMFETPERVFVVMEKLHGDMLEMILSSEKGRLPERITKFFVSQILQALRHLHFKNIVHCDLKPENVLLASADAFPQVKLCDFGFARIIGEKSFRRSVVGTPAYLAPEVLRNKGYNRSLDMWSVGVIIYVSLSGTFPFNEDEDIHDQIQNAAFMYPPNPWKKVSQEAIDLINNLLQVKMRKRYSVDKSLSHAWLQDYRMWLDLRGLEWKMHERYVTHESDDTRWERHAEQHGLTYPAHLVNPHADVSEGVEPDPELEEVDTMVALSDRVSVM